A segment of the Synechococcus sp. MEDNS5 genome:
GTGAATGGACAGATCCGAGCCATCGATATCCAGACCATTCACCGCAGCGATCTCACCTTTGAGCCCCTCGGCAGCAAGATTCTCGACCATTTTCTTGATCACCTGATCTTCAACCGTTGATTGATCCACGGAATCCGGTGTCAAAAATTCGAGAAATTTGCCGACTTTCGACGCAACCACCTCGGAAGAGTTGGAAATCTTCAGCACGATCATGGTCAGCGGTTAGAAGCTCTAGCCCCAACAACATAATGCGGATGGGGAGACTTGAACTCCCACGACATTGCTGCCACTAGTACCTGAAACTAGCGCGTCTACCAATTCCGCCACATCCGCTGGCGTGTGTCGCGTAGGCGACCAAGAGACCATAGGTCATCGAAGGGCCGCCTCCCCAGGAGCTGTCAAGCCAGTTTGAGCGCCGGCCGTCTAGACGGTCTCAAGCGATCTCGTCAAGATGGGCGCACATCTGGTGAAAGCGAGGAATGACAACCGCGGCGCCTCCGTCTCAGGACATTCTCAAGCCGCATCTCGCTATCGATGGGGGGCACAAGCTTCAGGGAGAGCTAAGGGTCAGCGGAGCCAAGAATTCGGCCCTGGTGCTAATGACAGCCTCCCTGCTCACCTCCGAGCGTCTCACGCTTCACAACGTGCCACCCCTCACCGACATCGACGGGATGGAAAGCATCCTCGTGTCCCTTGGAGTGAAGGTTCATCGCCGCTCAGAAACTGTTGAGCTGGAGGCTTCGAATCTCACCAGCGCTGAACCTCCCTACGAACTGGTGAATGGTCTGCGGGCCAGCTTTTTTGCGATCGGATCCATTCTCGCCAGGATGGGTTACGCCAAAGTGCCCCTTCCTGGTGGGTGCCGCATCGGCGCACGGCCGGTGGTTGAGCACATCCGGGGCCTGAAAGCCCTGGGAGCGTCCGTCGCCGTGGAGCACGGGGTCGTGACAGCGGCAGTCCCGGGGGAGAGCAAGCGACTGAAAGGTGCGTCCATCGTGTTGGACTGCCCGAGCGTGGGCGCCACGGAAACGATCCTGATGGCCGCAACCGTGGCAGAAGGCACCAGCGTGATTGAAAACGCTGCTCAGGAGCCCGAGGTTCAGGATCTCGCCAACCTTCTCAATGCCATGGGGGCACGCATCACCGGAGCTGGTGGCCCCACGATCACGATCCAAGGAGTGGAGAGATTGCATGGTTGTGACTACTCCGTGATTCCGGATCGCATCGAAGCTGGAACCTTTCTGCTCGCAGCGGCGATCACCCGTTCACCCCTGCGGGTTGCACCGGTCATTCCCGAACATCTGAACGCGGTGCTGCAGAAACTGCGCGACTGCGGCTGCACGCTCGAGATTGACGGGGAAGGCATCACGATCACCCCTGGAGAGATCAAGGGCGTCGACATCACCACTCAGCCATTTCCTGGCTTCCCCACCGATCTGCAAGCTCCTTTCATGGCTCTGCTGACTACAGCCAATGGAACCAGCGTGATTACAGAGAAGATCTACGAAAACAGGATGCAACACGTTGCTGAGCTGCAGAGGATGGGTGCAGCCATCCGCATCCAGGGGAACACGGCTGTTGTTGAGGGTGTTTCAAGCCTGAGTGCTGCCCCAGTGAACGGCACGGATTTGAGGGCTGCAGCCGCCATGGTTCTTGCCGGCCTCGTGGCCCGTGGGAGCAGTCAGGTGTGTGGTCTTAACCATCTCGACCGGGGCTATGCCGGCATTGAAGCCAAGCTGCGTGCCTGTGGTGCGGTGCTTGAACGGCATCTCCCCTGATCAGGAGCACGGGTTGGTCGCTTAATGTCGAAGACGGGGGAGCGTGCCGGAATTGGTAGACGGACTCGACTCAAAATCGAGCGCCTTCGGGCATGTGGGTTCAAGTCCCACCGCTCCTACTTCACCACCAGCGGATCGCACCGGACACTGAGAGACTGATTTTTCAATCTCCCCCTACGAAGTACAGATCGCACAGCGTCATGGTGGAGCCCAAAGCTGATTTGATGTCCTCAGCGGTGATGGGCACCTACAACCGCTTCCCTCTGTCCCTTGTGAAGGGTCGTGGCTGCTGGGTATGGGACGACCAGAACCGACGGCACCTCGACGCCGTTGCTGGGATCGCCACCTGCACACTCGGGCACAGCGATCGGGTCCTGCGGCGCGCCCTTTCCCGCCAGCTGAGGACGCTTCAGCACGTTTCCAACCTCTACAAAATTCCTGAACAGGAACAACTGGCGCAGTGGCTGGTGGCCAACAGCTGCGCTGACAGCGTGTTCTTCTGCAATTCAGGAGCGGAAGCCAACGAAGCAGCGATCAAACTGGCGCGAAAGCACGGCCACATGCGCCGCGGTATCGAGCGGCCAGTGATCATCACAGCCGCTGCCAGTTTTCATGGCCGGACGTTGGCTGCGGTAAGTGCAACCGGTCAACCGCGTTACCACCAAGGATTCGAGCCCATGGTGGAAGGATTCGCATTCTTCCCCTACAACGACGGCGACGCCTTCGAGCAGCTGCTGATGCAGCTGGAGCAGAACGGCCCCAGGGTGGCTGCTGTTCTGATCGAACCGCTTCAGGGCGAAGGCGGTGTGAACCCTGGCGATCCCGCTGTGATGCAGCGCATCCGCAAGCTCTGCAGCGAGCGCGACATTCTGCTGATCTTTGATGAGGTGCAGGTGGGAATGGGCCGCACGGGCACGCTCTGGGGTTATCAACAACTCGGGGTCACACCGGATGCCCTCACCCTGGCCAAAGGCCTCGGAGGAGGGCACGTGATCGGTGCCCTGCTGGTGAGTAAGCACGCTGACGTGTTCGAACCCGGTGATCACGCCAGCACCTTCGGCGGCAATCCCTTCGCCTGCCGTGCGGGTCTCACCGTGGCCAGCGAAATTCTGCGTCGCGATCTGCTGAAGAACGTCCAGGCTCGGGGAGCGCAACTGCATCAAGGACTGAACCACCTGGTGGAGCGTTATCCCGACCACTTAGCGGGGAGTCGCGGCTGGGGATTGCTACAGGGTCTGGTTCTCCGGGACACCTGCCAATTTTCAGCCGCCGATGTGGTGAAGGCCGCTCTTGAAGAGCAGCTGCTGCTGGTGCCTGCAGGCGCTGCGGTGGTGCGCATGGTGCCTCCCCTGGTGATCGGGCCCAGGGAAATCCAGACCTTGCTCACCCGACTGGATCGCGCTCTCCAGCAGCTGATGTGAATCCACTCCACCCTGGGGCCGGAAGAGATGATCTGAGTGATCTGCTGCCGCGCTTCGATCTCAGGGGGATGGACCTCTCCCTCGAACGCATGCAGGAGGCCCTGAGGGAACTGCAGCATCCGGCTGCTGAAATCCCCGCGGTTCAGGTGGTGGGGACCAATGGCAAGGGGTCCATCGCCTGCTTCCTTCACCATGCACTGATGGCCGCCGGGCTGCGCTCAGGCCTCACCATCTCGCCCCACCTGCTGAGCTGGTGCGAGCGCATCCGCGTGAACGAGCGACTGATCACCATCGAGAAGCTTCGCTGCCTGCTCCAGACCTTGCAGCCGGTGGTGACCACCTGCCGGCTCACCCCATTTGAACAACTGATCTGTGCTGCCATGGTGCATTTCGAGGCCGAGCGCCCCGACTGGTTAGTTCTGGAGGCCGGTTTGGGAGGCCGGCTGGACGCCACCACAGCCCATCCCCATCGCCGCCTGATCGCGGTGGGCTCCATCGGCCTGGACCACAGGGAACATCTCGGGGCCACCCTCGAGGAGATCGCAGCTGAGAAAGCCGCGGCCATCCCACCAGGAAGCCACGTGGTGAGTGCGGCGCAGCTCCCGGAGGTGCAGCGGGTGCTGGAGCACAGTGCTGCAGCGATGCACGCCAGCCTTCGCTGGGTGGAACCGCTCGCCAATGATTGGACGCTGGGCCTGCCTGGAGGTCTGCAGCGAAGCAATGCAGCTGTGGCCTGGGCTGCCCTGGAATGGATCGGCCGCGACATCAACACGCAGATCACAGTCGATGCCATCCGCAAGGGATTTGCTGCGGCCCGCTGGCCAGGCCGGCTGCAGTGGATGCAGTGGCATGGTCGACCGGTGCGCGTTGATGGAGCCCACAACCCGCCAGCTGCGGCTGCCTTGGCCAACGAGCGTTGCCGCTGGCTAGCTGCCGATCAAGCGCAGATCTGGGTGCTGGCGATCCAGGCACACAAGCAGGCCCCGGAGATGCTGAAGCACCTGCTGCAGCCCAACGATCTGGCCTGGATCGTTCCCGTTCCAGAGCACCGCAGCTGGAGCTTGGAGCAGCTGCAGCTTGACGCTCCGGAGCTTGCCCACCAGCTCAGGGGCGCCGCAGATGCAACTGGGGCGCTCACCCAGCTCGAGCACGACGGGTGGCCGCAGGTGGCCCCTGTTGTGGCCGGTTCTTTGTATCTGATCGGTCATCTGCTGGAGACGCATCAATTGCAGGCAGAGTGAACTGATGCTGTGCTCGTCGTTCATGCCTCCGCTGCTGAAACTCATCACCGCCATCACCCTGGTGATCGGCGTCCTGTGCGACCCCGTCATGGCGCTCGACACCTCAGCCGGGGTTGGCCTGCAGGACAGAGCTTTGTTTCAGGAACGGGTGGATTACACCTTGACCAATCAAAACGGCGTTGATTTTCATGATCAGGTCCTCAGCAACACCTCCTTTGCTGGCGCGGCGGGCAAGGGCGCTGATTTCAGCGGAGCCAATCTGCAAGGGGCGATCTTCACGCAGGGTGCGTTTGCCGATGCCAACTTCCATGGCGCCGACCTCAGTGATGCCCTGATGGATCGTGCGGATTTCACAGGAACGGATCTGCGGGATGCCGTCTTGATCGGCGTGATCGCATCCGGAAGCAGCTTTGCCGGGGCTCAGGTAGATGGCGCCGATTTCAGCGATGCCCTGCTGGACCGGGATGACCAGCGAAGGCTCTGCCAAGAGGCCGAGGGGATCAACCCCACCACCGGTGTGCTGACCCGCGAAAGCCTCAGCTGCTGAATCCGCCAAGCTTCCCAGGATTCAGCAGACCCGCTGGATCCAAACGCTGCTTGGCGGCCACCTGATCGCCATCCACGACGCCAAGCCCTCCGCCCTCAACGGTGAGCACGTGAGGATTAAAGATCAGAGCCCCGAGGTCGCGGCAGTGCTGCATCAAACGCTCCAGCTCGTCAGCCCCGCGCCAGCGCACGAGCGGCAGAGCCGCAAGCCGCTGAACACCCTGCTGTCGCACGGCTTCCAGATGAATAAGCACATCCCCTCCCCAGGTCTGCTTCAGCGCTTGCAGGCAGTCCAATTCAGGTTGCGGAAGCAGCATCTGCAGGTAGGTCCAGTCAGGTTCGCTCTGGCGCATGTGCAGGGTGGTGTGATTCCAGGTCAGTTCCCGCAGGCCATGGCCGGCATGGTGCATCTCCGCACCGAGATGCACCACGGCCGCACCGCAGTCGGCCGCCAACCGCTCCACCGTGCTGACCGCATCGGGGGCCGCCAGCAAGAGGACACGGTCCGCCTTTGTGTTCGGGAAGTCCCAGGCCGGCAACTGAGCCACCACTTCAGCCTCCAGAACGGTGCAGAGATGGAGGTTCAAAGCCGATCCGCAGCAGTGTCGCGCCAGCTCAACAGCGGATGGCCAATCAACGCAGTCGATCACCACTTCCTGCCACTCCACCGTTGGCGCGGTGGCGAGCGTCAATGCGGTGATGATCCCGTTGGTGCCGTAGGCATGATTCAACGCCTCCGCATCGGAGGCGTCCAACTGGAGCCGCTTTGGCTCCGGCTCCATCGTCACCACCTCAAGACCGAGTAAGTGGCCCGGATCGCGCAGAAAGCCCCAGCGCACCGAACCGATGCCACCGGAGCCACCGGCAATGAAGCCACCGATCGTGGCGCTGCGCCAGGTACTGGGCAGCAGGCGCAGCTGACGACCGTGCCCACGCAGGGTCTGATCGAGATCCTTCAGGATGCAGCCGCATTCCACAGTGACGACACCAGTAGTCGCCTCGATCCTGCGGACGGCACGCAGGCGTCCCATCAGCATCACCACCCCTCCCTCGAGGGGGACGCTCTGTCCGTAGTTGCCGGTCCCGGCGCCCCTCAGGGTGAGGGCAATGCCATGACGGCAACAGGCCGCAGCCACACCCACCACGGCATCCACCGTTTCGGGGCGCACCACCAGCGCCGCCCGGCAGGACGCCAGGCGCTCCTGCAACACCGGTGAGTAGTCGTAGGCATCTCTGGAATAACGATCCAGATCCTCTGGACGTTCCAGCAGGGTGAGGCCTGGCACCGCCGCCAGTTCCGCACGCAACATCTCAGGAACCATGAACGTCACGATCAGAGGAACGACCTTTCAATCCTGAACCCAGACGCCACCCGCCAGCACCTTGCGCTGGGGAGGAGCCGAGAGCAGTTCGGGCCAGCCGCCAGTGGGCATATGGATCAGATCCGCAGGAGCACCGGGGCGCAGAACTCCATCCCAAGCAAGGCCCAGCAAACGGGCGGCGTCCGTGCTGAATGGAGCAATCCCCTCCTGATCCCAGGGAGCCAGTTGAGCAAGGGGAACACTCATGGCCATCAAGGCCAGAGGGTCCAGGTTCCCGCCTGGAAACCAGGGATCCTGCACATTGTCTCCCCCCACAGCCACACACACTCCGCGATCACGCAGCTGGCGGATCGGAGCGAGGGGTCGTTGCACCGGTGTGGTCTGCCCTCGACGCCCAAGCAGCCATCCATTGGTGAGAGGCAGGGCCACCACCTGCAGCTGATGCTCCGCCATCCGCTCCCCCAGACGCCGAAGCGAGCCTGGATTCAGCAGCGAAAGGCTGCTGGCATGGCTGCAGGTGATTGGCACCGACACGTCCATCGTGCTGAGAACCCGCAGCAGTTGCCGAACCCCGGCTGCTGGATGCTCCGACGCCTCATCGATGTGCAGATCAACCGGGCACCCAAAGCGCTCCGCCAGCGCCAGGAGACGTCGCAGCGCTTGGCGAGGGCCCCTGCCCCGACAAGGAGGTTCGATCACACCACCGATCACCCCCTCGGCCGCTGCGACCTGAGAGGCCAGCTGCTCTCCCTCCGGGGTGGACCAATGGGCGATGGGCACGAGCGCCACCAGCTGGAGCTCGATGCGCTCCTTCCAGTGCTGACGTCTCTCCGTCAACACCTCCCAGCTGCAGGCGGCCCCTGGTCCCAGGCTGTCGATGTGCGTGCGAATGGCCCGAAGGCCATGGCCCCAGGCCAGCCCCAGAGCTCGCTCACTGCGTTCGTGAACCCGATCAGCGGTTCGGGTGCGATGTTCGCGCATGTTGGCCTCCATCGCACCGGCGTAGGTCCCTGAACCATTGGGGTAATCGGTCCAGGAGAAGGCTTTATCGAGATGGGCATGGGGCTCGACCAACCGGGGGAGCACCAGTCCCTGCCCGTCAGCAACAGGCAAGACGGACGTGATCCTGCCGTCCATCCAACGCAGCTCCACCGAGAGCAGGCCATCTGCAGGCTGCTCTGGTGCCACTTCAGGAGACAAGTCAACAAGGCTGACCGGGCAGCGGCTGCGCAGCGATCCAGCGTCTTGCGGCCTCATTCCAACTCTCCGGCATCGGACTGGGTCTTCAGGACCAAAAACCGACCCGCAACCCCCAGGGTCGTGACGGAGTAGCGAGGGAGACGCAAGGTGGGCAGCAGATCCTGTCCCCCCACAGTGGTCACATAGACGCTGGCAACGCCCAAATTCCAGCGCCGGGTGAACTGGGTGGCGAGCGACGCCAGCGTGGCCTCCTGGTCAGCGATCAACCGAGGGCAGTCCTTGATCCAGAGCTGCAGCACCAGGGGGAGCGTGCGCTGAGAGCAGAGCTCGTCGGTCGCCAGACCGACCAGTTGGCTCCCTGCATGGTCGCTGTAGTCCTCCTTGGTGGGATTGGTGACAGCCAATGCGGTGACGCTCCCCCCAAGCAAGAGGGCCATGGCGATCGCTGTCGCCGGAGACCAGCGCCGATGGACGGGGGACGTAGGCAGGGCCTGGGGGGCGGATTGGTAGATTCTTACCGACGCGGCGGGCGTCGCCAAGTGGTTAAGGCAGCGGCTTGTGGCGCCGCTATTCGGGGGTTCGAATCCCCTCGCTCGCCCTCACATTTTTCATGGGTCACGGAGCCATCAAGGCCTCGAGCAGGGAATCAGCTCCCTGTCTGATCGGATCCACGCAGGGAAGCGAAAGCCTCTCGCTGAGTTCTGCGCTGAAACGCGCGCACTCCGCATCGCTCAGTCCTTCCGTATTCAGGGCCACCGCTCTCACCAGGGGTGGAGGTCCGGCTCCTCGCGGTCGGCCGATGGAAGCCAGACCCTCACAGAGCTGAATCAGATCCTCCAGGGGAGGAAGGGCAATGTCTGGCAAACGATGAATGCAGCTCTGATGGGCGCGATGCACCATCAGCAGGGCTGTTGGCTGGGAGCCACGCAGTAACGGAAGGGTGGCCGTCGAACCGGGATGACAGAGCGATCCCTGCCCTTCCACCAGCAGCAAAGCATCGTCCCCTGCTGCGGACGCTGCGCTGAGGACCGCCGCCTCCACCGCACCAGCGGCGTAGTCAACCCGTACGGCATCGAGGGGAACCCCCTGGCCACTGATCAGAATTCCCGCCTGTCCTGTTCCCACGAAGGCCACGGACACAGCGAGACGCTGCGCCGCTTCCTGCACCGCCAGGCAGGCACTCATCTTGCCGACAGCCATATCGGTTCCGACAGCCAGAACGCGCTTGCAGGGCAGAGCGGCAGCCCTGGCCTGGCCAACCCTGAGTCCCTTGGGCTCGCAGCGGAGATCCCAGATCCAGCGTCCAGGCTGAACCGCCGCGCTCAGCTCCGGATCATCGGCCAGATAGGTGTGCAAGCCGCTGGCCACCGAAAGCCCCGCCTTCAGAGCAGACAACACATCCGACCTCAGAGCTGCTGGCAGCACACCACCGGAGGGCGCCAGACCCACCACGGCGACAGACGGCCTGAAGGCAAGGGCCTCAGCCAGATCCCTCACCACCGGAACAGGCCTGGGAATCCCGGTCACAGTCTCCAATCGCTGGCCGGCATGGTCTGGATCAATCACCGCCACGATCGGTCCGCGCCGATGCCGCAACATCGCCAAACCGGTCTTGCCGGTGAGGCTGTCGAG
Coding sequences within it:
- the murA gene encoding UDP-N-acetylglucosamine 1-carboxyvinyltransferase, with the protein product MTTAAPPSQDILKPHLAIDGGHKLQGELRVSGAKNSALVLMTASLLTSERLTLHNVPPLTDIDGMESILVSLGVKVHRRSETVELEASNLTSAEPPYELVNGLRASFFAIGSILARMGYAKVPLPGGCRIGARPVVEHIRGLKALGASVAVEHGVVTAAVPGESKRLKGASIVLDCPSVGATETILMAATVAEGTSVIENAAQEPEVQDLANLLNAMGARITGAGGPTITIQGVERLHGCDYSVIPDRIEAGTFLLAAAITRSPLRVAPVIPEHLNAVLQKLRDCGCTLEIDGEGITITPGEIKGVDITTQPFPGFPTDLQAPFMALLTTANGTSVITEKIYENRMQHVAELQRMGAAIRIQGNTAVVEGVSSLSAAPVNGTDLRAAAAMVLAGLVARGSSQVCGLNHLDRGYAGIEAKLRACGAVLERHLP
- a CDS encoding aspartate aminotransferase family protein, whose amino-acid sequence is MVEPKADLMSSAVMGTYNRFPLSLVKGRGCWVWDDQNRRHLDAVAGIATCTLGHSDRVLRRALSRQLRTLQHVSNLYKIPEQEQLAQWLVANSCADSVFFCNSGAEANEAAIKLARKHGHMRRGIERPVIITAAASFHGRTLAAVSATGQPRYHQGFEPMVEGFAFFPYNDGDAFEQLLMQLEQNGPRVAAVLIEPLQGEGGVNPGDPAVMQRIRKLCSERDILLIFDEVQVGMGRTGTLWGYQQLGVTPDALTLAKGLGGGHVIGALLVSKHADVFEPGDHASTFGGNPFACRAGLTVASEILRRDLLKNVQARGAQLHQGLNHLVERYPDHLAGSRGWGLLQGLVLRDTCQFSAADVVKAALEEQLLLVPAGAAVVRMVPPLVIGPREIQTLLTRLDRALQQLM
- a CDS encoding folylpolyglutamate synthase/dihydrofolate synthase family protein codes for the protein MNPLHPGAGRDDLSDLLPRFDLRGMDLSLERMQEALRELQHPAAEIPAVQVVGTNGKGSIACFLHHALMAAGLRSGLTISPHLLSWCERIRVNERLITIEKLRCLLQTLQPVVTTCRLTPFEQLICAAMVHFEAERPDWLVLEAGLGGRLDATTAHPHRRLIAVGSIGLDHREHLGATLEEIAAEKAAAIPPGSHVVSAAQLPEVQRVLEHSAAAMHASLRWVEPLANDWTLGLPGGLQRSNAAVAWAALEWIGRDINTQITVDAIRKGFAAARWPGRLQWMQWHGRPVRVDGAHNPPAAAALANERCRWLAADQAQIWVLAIQAHKQAPEMLKHLLQPNDLAWIVPVPEHRSWSLEQLQLDAPELAHQLRGAADATGALTQLEHDGWPQVAPVVAGSLYLIGHLLETHQLQAE
- a CDS encoding pentapeptide repeat-containing protein, with the protein product MPPLLKLITAITLVIGVLCDPVMALDTSAGVGLQDRALFQERVDYTLTNQNGVDFHDQVLSNTSFAGAAGKGADFSGANLQGAIFTQGAFADANFHGADLSDALMDRADFTGTDLRDAVLIGVIASGSSFAGAQVDGADFSDALLDRDDQRRLCQEAEGINPTTGVLTRESLSC
- a CDS encoding FAD-binding oxidoreductase — its product is MVPEMLRAELAAVPGLTLLERPEDLDRYSRDAYDYSPVLQERLASCRAALVVRPETVDAVVGVAAACCRHGIALTLRGAGTGNYGQSVPLEGGVVMLMGRLRAVRRIEATTGVVTVECGCILKDLDQTLRGHGRQLRLLPSTWRSATIGGFIAGGSGGIGSVRWGFLRDPGHLLGLEVVTMEPEPKRLQLDASDAEALNHAYGTNGIITALTLATAPTVEWQEVVIDCVDWPSAVELARHCCGSALNLHLCTVLEAEVVAQLPAWDFPNTKADRVLLLAAPDAVSTVERLAADCGAAVVHLGAEMHHAGHGLRELTWNHTTLHMRQSEPDWTYLQMLLPQPELDCLQALKQTWGGDVLIHLEAVRQQGVQRLAALPLVRWRGADELERLMQHCRDLGALIFNPHVLTVEGGGLGVVDGDQVAAKQRLDPAGLLNPGKLGGFSS
- a CDS encoding amidohydrolase family protein, producing the protein MRPQDAGSLRSRCPVSLVDLSPEVAPEQPADGLLSVELRWMDGRITSVLPVADGQGLVLPRLVEPHAHLDKAFSWTDYPNGSGTYAGAMEANMREHRTRTADRVHERSERALGLAWGHGLRAIRTHIDSLGPGAACSWEVLTERRQHWKERIELQLVALVPIAHWSTPEGEQLASQVAAAEGVIGGVIEPPCRGRGPRQALRRLLALAERFGCPVDLHIDEASEHPAAGVRQLLRVLSTMDVSVPITCSHASSLSLLNPGSLRRLGERMAEHQLQVVALPLTNGWLLGRRGQTTPVQRPLAPIRQLRDRGVCVAVGGDNVQDPWFPGGNLDPLALMAMSVPLAQLAPWDQEGIAPFSTDAARLLGLAWDGVLRPGAPADLIHMPTGGWPELLSAPPQRKVLAGGVWVQD
- a CDS encoding DUF4359 domain-containing protein, whose translation is MALLLGGSVTALAVTNPTKEDYSDHAGSQLVGLATDELCSQRTLPLVLQLWIKDCPRLIADQEATLASLATQFTRRWNLGVASVYVTTVGGQDLLPTLRLPRYSVTTLGVAGRFLVLKTQSDAGELE
- a CDS encoding DUF1611 domain-containing protein, producing MLADQDPVVLLQHGGLDSLTGKTGLAMLRHRRGPIVAVIDPDHAGQRLETVTGIPRPVPVVRDLAEALAFRPSVAVVGLAPSGGVLPAALRSDVLSALKAGLSVASGLHTYLADDPELSAAVQPGRWIWDLRCEPKGLRVGQARAAALPCKRVLAVGTDMAVGKMSACLAVQEAAQRLAVSVAFVGTGQAGILISGQGVPLDAVRVDYAAGAVEAAVLSAASAAGDDALLLVEGQGSLCHPGSTATLPLLRGSQPTALLMVHRAHQSCIHRLPDIALPPLEDLIQLCEGLASIGRPRGAGPPPLVRAVALNTEGLSDAECARFSAELSERLSLPCVDPIRQGADSLLEALMAP